DNA from Pseudomonas mendocina:
GGTGATCAACAAGCGCCAGAGACGCATGACCGCGATGGCCGCGAGTGTCACCAGTGCCACCTTCGTCTTCAGCCCCGTGGCCATGACTGTGATCATGGGGGAGGTGATCGGCGCACGTATCAAGCAGGCATACGAGCGACTGACCACCGTGATCACCGCGCGCAATGGCGTAACCGAATCGACCTATATCGCAGAAGCGCTCATTCCCCTGATTGCCTTCGGTCTACCACTCAGCCCGGTAGCCGCAGGGCCAGCTGCGCCGCTGTTCAACGCACCACCGCGGTTTACCGTGGATAGCGCGACTGGCGAGGTCAATAACCTGCACAATCTGTTGAACTACTGGGAGTTCTTCGGCTACGGCATGTTGGCGGTGGTTATCGCCATCCTGATTGCCTATCCCTTTTCCATGAGCTTCGCTCACCGGGCTGCGTCCTTCGTGTTCCGCAAGATCAGTCACGAGGCGGTGATTTCCACCTTCATCGGGTTGGCGCTGGTCGTGGGTATCTGGGAGGGCGGCCTGCTGGGGGTGCTGGTGGTCGTCACCATCGGTTTGCTCGGTGGCTTCCTGGGGCGCTTTCTGGGCTTCAATATCGGCGTGCAATTCATGGGGTATTACACGGCGGTGCTGAGCGTTCCGGCGATGTTGGCTCTGTTGAGGTGAGCGGGGCGGTTCATCACGGCAGTGCGCGATTTGCGCTGCCGCGTCAACAGGCCTCCGTGTTATCGCAGCAGCTCCAGCGATCCGCTGATACCGGCCAGGTAGTCATCCACGCAACGCAATACCAGCTCGCTGCGCCAGCGCTCGGGTTGAGCGGCCAGTTCATCACGGGTCAGCCAGGTGATATCGCTGATGTCGGTGTCCAGCTCGCGCTGCGGGTCGTGGTGCACGGGGCGGGCGCTGAAGCACACGCGTTGGTAAGTGACGCCATTGCTCGGCGCCGTGTAAAGGTAGATGCCGAGCAGGCCGGTCAATTCGACATCCCAGCCCGTTTCCTCGAGGGTTTCGCGCAGCGCGGCCTCGCGTAGCGATTCATTGGCTTCCAGATGCCCGGCTGGCTGGTTGAGCACCAGGCGGCCGGCTTTGAATTCTTCGACGAACAGAAAGCGGCCCTGGTCTTCGATGACCGTGGCCACGGTGATATGGGGTTGCCACTCCATTTCCGTTGCTCCAGATGGACGATGTGCAGGTGTGCCGATTGGCCAGGGCCATTTTCAGCATTGCGCTATAAAAAAGAACCCCGGCACCAGGCCGGGGTTCGTTTCACGTCGAAGCCTTTATCAGGCGTTCAGCGCAGCCAGAGCGGCGTTGAAGGTAGCGCTTGGGCGCATCACCTTGCTGGTCTGCTCAGGGTTGGAGCGGTAGTAACCACCGATTTCGACCGGCTTGCCTTGTACGGCGGCCAGTTCGCCAACGATGGTGGCTTCCTGCTCGGTGAGCTGCTTGGCCAGTGGCGCGAATTGCGCTTTCAGCGCTGCATCTTCGTCCTGGGCCGCCAGGGCTTGCGCCCAGTACAGTGCCAGGTAGAAGTGGCTGCCACGGTTGTCGATCTCGCCAACCTTGCGCGCCGGGGACTTGTTGTTGTCCAGCAGCTTGCCGGTGGCTTGATCCAGGGTCTTGCCCAGCACCTTGGCCTTGGCGTTGTTGGTCTTGATGCCGGTTTCTTCCAGCGAGACGGCCAGGGCCAGGAACTCGCCCAGGGAGTCCCAGCGCAGGTAGTTCTCTTCTACCAGTTGCTGCACGTGTTTCGGAGCCGAACCACCGGCGCCGGTTTCGTACATGCCGCCGCCGGCCATCAACGGAACGATGGACAGCATCTTGGCCGAAGTGCCCAGCTCCATGATCGGGAACAGGTCGGTCAGGTAGTCACGCAGCACGTTGCCGGTCACCGAGATGGTGTCCTGGCCACGAATCATGCGCTCCATGGATACGCGGATGGCTTCGTTGTAGCCCATCATGCGGATATCCAGACCGCTCAGGTCGTGATCCTTGAGGTACAGCTCGACTTTCTTTTGCAGTTCGCGGTCGTGGGCGCGTTCCGGATCCAGCCAGAAGATGGCCGGGGTGCCGGATTGGCGGGCGCGGGTGACGGCCAGCTTGACCCAGTCGCGAATCGGCGCGTCCTTGGTCTGGCAGGCGCGCCAGATATCGCCGGCTTCGACTTCATGCTGCATCAGCACGGTGCCGTCGGCAGCGACGACGCGCATGGTGCCGTCGGCGGTCATTTCGAAGGTCTTGTCGTGGGAACCGTACTCTTCGGCTTTCTGCGCCATCAGGCCGACGTTCGGCACGCTGCCCATGGTGGTCGGGTCGAATGCGCCGTTGGTTTTGCAGAAGTTGATCATTTCCTGGTAGATGCGAGCGTAGGTGCTCTCAGGCATGACGGCTTTGGTGTCTTTCTGCTTGCCGTCCTTGCCCCACATCTGACCGGAGTTGCGGATCATTGCCGGCATGGAGGCGTCGACGATCACGTCACTCGGGATGTGCAGGTTGGTGATGCCCTTGACCGAGTCGACCATGGCCATTTCCGGGCGATGGGCATAGACCTCGTGGATGTCATGCAGGATTTCTTCCTGCTGCGAGGCTGGCAGGGATTTGATCTTGTCGTAGACGCTGCTGATGCCGTTGTTCGGATTGACGCCCAGTTCCTTGAACAGGTCGCCGTACTTGTCGAACACGTCTTTGTAGTAAACGCTGACGGCATGGCCGAAGACGATCGGGTGGGAGACCTTCATCATGGTCGCCTTGACGTGCAGGGACCACATTACGCCGGTTTCCTTGCAGTCCTGCAGGGTCTTCTCGAAGAAGGCGCGCAGCTTGTTGCAGCTCATGAACATACTGTCCAGCACTTCGCCGTCTTGCAGTGGCAGGGTTTTCTTCACCTCTACCTTGCCATCCTTGCTGACGAATTCGATGCGTACGTCACCGGCTTTGGCCATGGTGATCGACTGCTCGCTGGAGAAGAAGTCGCCGCCACGCATGTAGTCGGCGTGGGACTGCGAAGCCATGCTCCACTTGCCCATGCTGTGCGGGTGCTTGCGGGCATAGGCCTTGACCGCGGCTGGGGCGCGGCGGTCGGAGTTGCCTTCGCGCAGAACCGGGTTCACGGCGCTGCCCAGTACCTTGGCGTAGCGGGCGCGAACTTCCTTGTCTTCTTCGCTCTGCGGATCTTCCGGGAAATCGGGGATGCTATAGCCCTGGGCTTGCAGTTCGGCGATGGCTGCCTTGAGCTGCGGAACGGAGGCGCTGATGTTGGGCAGCTTGATGATGTTGGCATCCGGCTGCAGGGTCAGCTCGGCCAGTTTGGCCAGGTCGTCATCGATGCGCTTGTCGGCAGCCAGACGGTCGGCAAAGCTTGCCAGGATCCGTCCAGCAAGAGAGATGTCGCGGGTTTCAACGGAGATGTCAGCCGAGGCGGCAAAGGCTTCTACAATGGGCAGAAGCGAGTAGGTAGCGAGGGCCGGAGCTTCGTCGGTGAAGGTGTAGATGATCTTCGAAGGGGTGGACATTTAGGGTTAACTCTCTTCTTTGCTGAGCGCGCATAGAAACTCGACCTGCGCGGGTAGACGCTTGAGCCCCATGGTGGC
Protein-coding regions in this window:
- a CDS encoding NADP-dependent isocitrate dehydrogenase, which encodes MSTPSKIIYTFTDEAPALATYSLLPIVEAFAASADISVETRDISLAGRILASFADRLAADKRIDDDLAKLAELTLQPDANIIKLPNISASVPQLKAAIAELQAQGYSIPDFPEDPQSEEDKEVRARYAKVLGSAVNPVLREGNSDRRAPAAVKAYARKHPHSMGKWSMASQSHADYMRGGDFFSSEQSITMAKAGDVRIEFVSKDGKVEVKKTLPLQDGEVLDSMFMSCNKLRAFFEKTLQDCKETGVMWSLHVKATMMKVSHPIVFGHAVSVYYKDVFDKYGDLFKELGVNPNNGISSVYDKIKSLPASQQEEILHDIHEVYAHRPEMAMVDSVKGITNLHIPSDVIVDASMPAMIRNSGQMWGKDGKQKDTKAVMPESTYARIYQEMINFCKTNGAFDPTTMGSVPNVGLMAQKAEEYGSHDKTFEMTADGTMRVVAADGTVLMQHEVEAGDIWRACQTKDAPIRDWVKLAVTRARQSGTPAIFWLDPERAHDRELQKKVELYLKDHDLSGLDIRMMGYNEAIRVSMERMIRGQDTISVTGNVLRDYLTDLFPIMELGTSAKMLSIVPLMAGGGMYETGAGGSAPKHVQQLVEENYLRWDSLGEFLALAVSLEETGIKTNNAKAKVLGKTLDQATGKLLDNNKSPARKVGEIDNRGSHFYLALYWAQALAAQDEDAALKAQFAPLAKQLTEQEATIVGELAAVQGKPVEIGGYYRSNPEQTSKVMRPSATFNAALAALNA
- a CDS encoding NUDIX hydrolase, giving the protein MEWQPHITVATVIEDQGRFLFVEEFKAGRLVLNQPAGHLEANESLREAALRETLEETGWDVELTGLLGIYLYTAPSNGVTYQRVCFSARPVHHDPQRELDTDISDITWLTRDELAAQPERWRSELVLRCVDDYLAGISGSLELLR